In Microbacterium sp. No. 7, the genomic window ACGCGTAGAGCCAGTAGGTGGGCATGAAGGCGGAGACCGTGATCGCGCCCGCGAACATCCCGGCGCCGGCGATGACGAGCCGGATGCGGGCGCGGTCGCGACGGGCGGCGAGCAGGGCGCCCGCGAGCGAGCCGATCGCGAGGATCGAGCTGAGCAGGCCGTAGCCGTCGGCGTCGTGCCCGAACTCCAGCGCCATCGTCGACGCGAAGATCGGGAAGTTCATGCCGAACGCGCCGAGCAGGAACACCATCGTGAAGGTGACGACGAGGTCGGCCCGGCCCGCGACGTAGCGCATGCCGTCGGTGAGCCGCGACCGGCCCGCCATCCGGGCGCGGGGGATGAGCTCGTCGACGCGGATGAGACTGAGCGCGACGATCATCGCGAGGAACGTGAGCGCGTTGATGAGGAACACCCAGCCCGTGCCGACCGCGACGATCACGACGCCCGCGACGGCGGGGCCGATCATGCGCGCGCCGTTGAACGACGCGGCGTTGAGGGCGACGGCGTTCGAGGCGTTCTCGAGCGCCACGAGGTCGGAGACGAACGCCTGCCGCGCCGGCGCGTCGAACGCGGCGACGAGGCCCAGGGCGAACGCGAACACGTACATGAGCGGCAGGGTCATGAGACCGGCGAGCAGCAGCGCGCCCACCGCGACGCCCAGGAGCAGCAGCAGCACCTGCGTCACGAGCAGCAGCCGGCGGCGGTCGAAGCGGTCGGCGAACCAGCCGGTGACGCTCACGAGCAGCAGGGGAGGGGCGAACTGCAGGCCCATCGTGAGGCCCATCGCGCCGGCGTCCCCGTCGGTCAGCTCGGTGAGCACGACCCAGCTGAG contains:
- a CDS encoding MFS transporter, whose translation is MSAMFRSFSVFNYRVWFIGALVSNIGTWMQSTALSWVVLTELTDGDAGAMGLTMGLQFAPPLLLVSVTGWFADRFDRRRLLLVTQVLLLLLGVAVGALLLAGLMTLPLMYVFAFALGLVAAFDAPARQAFVSDLVALENASNAVALNAASFNGARMIGPAVAGVVIVAVGTGWVFLINALTFLAMIVALSLIRVDELIPRARMAGRSRLTDGMRYVAGRADLVVTFTMVFLLGAFGMNFPIFASTMALEFGHDADGYGLLSSILAIGSLAGALLAARRDRARIRLVIAGAGMFAGAITVSAFMPTYWLYAFVLVFTGFAVVTTLTTANGYVQTTTDPALRGRVMALYMAILMGGTPIGAPIVGWVAAQFGPRAAILMGGATAFLAFAVGLVWLVTSGRLHREEGRRFALTLDETRPMPIIAREEFSDEVAGTTAIPVAEVTRPVRTE